taatcaattaatgatTTGGGTAAAGTAAATTGTACACAAtgcctatattttatacttgtatatatatatataattattattaattataatcatatgctatttaaatataaataaacagagCAATACATACCAAATGGCATTGCAACGCTTTTATTGTTGGTTCAGTATAAACCGTCAGTATGACGCTTCATTCTTTGTACTCATATCAATTGTCAGTAATCAGTATAGcatgtttaatgttaaataaaattctatGTAAACTAtactaatgtttttatttatttttaatatcttatcCACATTTGTTgtgttataaacataaattattaaaagaaaaaatggttttgatcatttttaaacaattacccCGTATATAATCTAGTGATTTATCTAGCTGTAACTAGACTTCTGAACTGAACCGTGAACCTTCAACGCTTGAGCTAGTAGCATATCATAATTTGAAAtctcttatcagttatcattttatcaatactacatagaaatatagaattaatattaatttattgcgaTTTTAGAGAATCtatccttattattatttattattactttttaatatgaatatgtttacaaataaaatataataattgattttacaaatgtaatcttataatatattattatatatttattgtggtAGCAGAGCATTTGAATACATAAATTTATGTGTATTGGTGTTTTACTGTTTTGATAATAGAGGGTTTTTTTGTAGCAGaggaattcatttttatttttttcctgtaatacttttataatatactatatagccaAACTTAATGTCACGCGGATATTCAAGTGAGCATGCAATGGATAATAGTATACTGGATCCGAAAGATTGccaatctatatatttttgtatttacataaataatgattCTTCAAATACagaattgttttgttattaggataaattaaatattacacatgagtaaaatgtttcaagtatagcacataataaaatattttattattttatgtaagatttttgttttgtattttcttGACCTTTTATTTCCTTTCTAGATAatcaaagaataaaaaaaatatatttaaattatgaataaaaattaggcgttatattatttttcaaaaaacatattgtcactgtttacataaaaaattatgaatagtattacctaatacaaatatatatctgtggaaataaataatagctcatttttaatttgtcatggtaatcctaaacattttattacatacaatatttttattggatctagtatttatctTTTATGTACAAtactaaaatgataaattaaaaatgcttcaGACAATATCCAGTGAAActgaattcaaaaaatgtttttattgaaatgaTGAATGATACTGAAACTAAAGACtttggaatatattttataacaaatgtaTGCCGCAAATAGAGCAACATTATGGGCATATTGTTAAGGTTGAAAAGGACTGGGAATAAATTGCAATATGCATCTGGAATTAAttcataaaactatttataataataaaataataaactattatcaataaacaacaattaaaactattttatactttCTAGGGACATTATACTATATctcgtttatacattttaatttatgaaatctaaagactgattattattattattactcaattattttttatgtattacattacaattgaaagaattcttaatatttttattataatttgtatttatattagctttagtaaataatatgataatttattatttacttttcagTTCTTTTTTTAAAGCATTCAATCTTTTGTAATTATTAGGAGTTGTTAGTTCGGGTTTCCTTTCATCATatttagtttcaattttttccTATAAcacaaaaacttaataattgaaaatattacttaataatacttatataaataatataagatattaccTGATACAAAATATCTGATTATGCCATatcaatgaaattattaaatacttgtaTAGATAacatgataactgataagagtTTTCAATTTATGATATGTTACTAGCGCATGCACAGACTGAAGGTTCACTGTTCTGTGTTTAAACCatagataatacattatgtattatctatggTTTAAACGCCATGTTCACGATAACTGCTAtctagtatatattatcatgatgaCGGCGTTGTTCATTATATTCTCTCAGTTTTAGAATAGTTTTCTCAGTGAACTACCAGGGTCAgtgaacaacaatattaattgtaagttGCTCACCCAATATTTAAGGTTTtacattagtatttattaattttgctgAATTATTTATAGTCTTGGTTTCTATTggtgattacaatattatacgttacaATAATGGATCGAACTGTTCAAAACAATACAGCTCAAGAAAAAAGGCAAcaactaaaatcattaaaaaggtatattgttaataacacggtttactttgttttatttttgtgtttgtaatCATTCATAATTTTTAGGTCTGATTTAGTATTGCAATATTCTTCCAGGCATACCCTTTGATTTATAATGCCTCCGTTCTTTACACTTAcctaacttttatttaatataattttttttatagatttacaCAATATGGTAATGACATTAAGGAAATggctgatttttattttaagtctagAAGAATCGCAGACGATGATTCAGAACTCATGATTGACTTGGATCAAATAGACTATTATTTACTAATGGATGATGGTGAAAAACTTTTGGAAGATGTCTTAGCTCCACAAGATTCTGATAggtataatttaacatttactttttatttataatttaaattaccttaccaaaaacaaaatcagtaatttgttttgtatgtaACAGTAGTATATATGATACTACCTATACTTTGTTCTCCAAGAGAACACGCCGGTTCTGCGCATGCAGACTGACGGCTGCTTGCTCGATGAGGTTCTATTTATCCCTCCAAAATGCCTGGTCGTCGCGACGACAATAGGCGTCCGATGCCATTGCTAGCGACTCCTGTCGGCAGTCGTTTCCTGCCACCGGCAGCTATGGGTGGATGTTGTGAGAGGATGCGCAGAACAAACCGATTTTCATCGGGCCGCGGCGTTTTCTCTCGGCGAAcagagtataggtataatgtcaatatataataatgtcaaaattattagtgaaaaaatttgatattaattaaggattatagtttttgaataacatttaatgtatttgaatatgaattaaatttatccttcacaaatttagagaaaatctgttacaacaatattataaagaagacGCAGCTAAAGCTTTGGAagcaattaaaattgaaatgcaaggtaattattaaatgatttaagaggatgctacaccCTCATATGCttatatgttgtctccgtcttacaaatataCACCATAGCAAAAACTGTGTTGCTCGGGAttgatttgtgtttttcaaacttgaataacattttttcttagTTCCGATATCGaacaaataaaaacgatatttcatAGCCAAATTTcatttcttagttatgacttaaGTTTTCTCTGTTCTTTCCATCGCAAAGCAGTTTTTGCTATGTATTGCATGCAGGTTTAGCgtcttattaaaatttaatgctttggtaaaaataattgtatagtttactgAGCATTAATTTATACTTCATTTTGCCCAATTTTATTAAGCAAAAACAAAtagaataatttactataaaacaaaaaaaatgtatattggatGAATACTATAACTTACctttgtgtatatataaattaaaacttatatagaggataaactagaatttttttcacttttgtTCTCTTATTGAtaacagaaaattaaatttttggttAGTCAATTGGCCGTGCTCAatgctctctctctctctccctctctctctctctctctctctctctatctctctctctatcctaactgaatatttaatattccttCGGATTTAactgtacatttaaaatatatttgttcaaCAATA
This genomic window from Metopolophium dirhodum isolate CAU chromosome 1, ASM1992520v1, whole genome shotgun sequence contains:
- the LOC132937322 gene encoding uncharacterized protein LOC132937322 isoform X2, whose translation is MDRTVQNNTAQEKRQQLKSLKRFTQYGNDIKEMADFYFKSRRIADDDSELMIDLDQIDYYLLMDDGEKLLEDVLAPQDSDRENLLQQYYKEDAAKALEAIKIEMQAAKESEKEIGI
- the LOC132937322 gene encoding uncharacterized protein LOC132937322 isoform X1, whose translation is MDRTVQNNTAQEKRQQLKSLKRFTQYGNDIKEMADFYFKSRRIADDDSELMIDLDQIDYYLLMDDGEKLLEDVLAPQDSDRENLLQQYYKEDAAKALEAIKIEMQGDFKKNNLDSDVSDDDKERVATANNKLGNNDTVESYKEKNDEEDYTKGKRAKNHLNLNLISILKVLFLKPLKDVERKL